A stretch of the Bradyrhizobium sp. CCBAU 53351 genome encodes the following:
- a CDS encoding carbon-phosphorus lyase complex subunit PhnI, with amino-acid sequence MYVAVKGGERAIENAHRLLAHKRRGDQDVAEVSLDQISEQLGLAVDRVMSEGSLYDRELAALAIKQARGDLIEAIFLVRAFRATLPRFGASEPVDTGAMRVQRRVSSTFKDIPGGQILGPTFDYTHRLLDPSLAQGFAPEAPATAEASTAPTPRVTDILGRDGLIESSPQAEDGAGVGDLTREPLNFPADRDLRLQNLARGDEGFLLAMGYSTQRGYGRNHPFAGEIRFGEVEVEFLAEDAGFAVPLGAIELTECQMVNQFKGSATEAPCFTRGYGLAFGQSERKTMSMALVDRALRARELGEEVRAPAQDEEFVMSHSDNVQATGFVEHLKLPHYVDFQSELGLLRKLRKEFADAQTPDAMKEAAE; translated from the coding sequence ATGTATGTCGCAGTCAAAGGCGGCGAACGCGCCATCGAGAACGCCCATCGCCTGCTCGCCCATAAGCGGCGCGGCGACCAGGACGTTGCGGAGGTTTCGCTCGACCAGATCTCGGAGCAGCTCGGCCTTGCCGTGGACCGCGTCATGAGCGAAGGCTCGCTCTACGACCGCGAGCTCGCGGCGCTCGCGATCAAGCAGGCACGCGGCGATCTGATCGAGGCGATCTTCCTGGTCCGCGCCTTCCGCGCCACGCTGCCGCGTTTCGGCGCCAGCGAGCCGGTCGATACCGGCGCGATGCGCGTGCAGCGGCGGGTGTCCTCGACCTTCAAGGACATTCCCGGCGGCCAGATCTTAGGTCCGACCTTCGACTACACCCACCGCCTGCTCGATCCCTCGCTCGCGCAAGGATTTGCGCCGGAGGCTCCGGCCACGGCGGAAGCCTCCACCGCGCCGACGCCGCGCGTGACCGACATTCTCGGCCGCGACGGGCTGATCGAATCCTCGCCGCAGGCCGAGGACGGCGCCGGCGTCGGCGATCTCACCCGCGAGCCGCTGAATTTTCCGGCCGATCGCGATCTGCGCCTGCAAAACCTCGCGCGCGGCGACGAAGGATTCCTGCTGGCGATGGGCTATTCCACCCAGCGCGGCTATGGCCGCAACCATCCCTTCGCCGGCGAGATCCGCTTCGGCGAGGTCGAGGTGGAATTTTTGGCGGAAGACGCCGGCTTCGCCGTGCCGCTCGGCGCGATCGAGCTGACCGAGTGCCAGATGGTCAACCAGTTCAAGGGCTCGGCGACCGAAGCGCCGTGCTTCACCCGCGGCTATGGCCTCGCCTTCGGCCAGAGCGAGCGCAAGACCATGTCGATGGCACTGGTCGACCGCGCGCTGCGTGCCCGCGAGCTCGGCGAGGAGGTGCGTGCACCCGCGCAGGACGAAGAGTTCGTCATGTCGCATTCGGACAACGTCCAGGCGACCGGCTTCGTCGAGCATCTCAAGCTGCCGCATTATGTCGACTTCCAGTCCGAGCTCGGCCTGCTGCGCAAGCTGCGGAAAGAATTTGCCGATGCCCAGACGCCCGATGCCATGAAGGAGGCCGCGGAATGA
- the phnE gene encoding phosphonate ABC transporter, permease protein PhnE: protein MTPHEVDPRALRARYPDVFDRPASARLAIPAMIVAAFAVLVYGLVDLDFSPSRFFAGLSQLGWITLMMIPPDPGSSLPIYLKALGETLSIALLGTTLAAIFALPVSLLAARNVVPSNILRFPVRRFLDSIRGVDTLIWALVWINVVGLGPFAGVLAIAVSDFGAFGKLFSEAIEGADQKQVEGIRASGGSPLHEIRFGLLPQVLPVIAGQVLYFIESNTRSATIIGIVGAGGIGLQLAEQIRVLEWQKVSFLILMILVAVAAIDFISGKLRFAIIGRRAVA, encoded by the coding sequence GTGACGCCGCACGAGGTCGATCCGCGGGCGCTTCGCGCGCGCTATCCTGATGTGTTCGACCGGCCCGCCTCGGCGCGGCTCGCCATACCCGCGATGATCGTCGCGGCCTTTGCGGTACTCGTTTACGGCCTCGTCGATCTCGACTTCTCGCCGTCGCGATTCTTCGCGGGCCTCAGCCAGCTCGGCTGGATCACGTTGATGATGATCCCGCCTGATCCCGGCTCCTCGCTGCCGATCTATCTGAAAGCGCTCGGCGAGACGCTGTCGATCGCGCTGCTGGGGACGACGCTCGCCGCAATCTTCGCGTTGCCGGTCAGCCTGCTGGCCGCGCGCAACGTGGTGCCGTCGAACATCCTGCGCTTTCCGGTCCGTCGCTTTCTCGACTCGATCCGCGGCGTCGACACGCTGATCTGGGCGCTGGTGTGGATCAACGTCGTCGGGCTCGGCCCGTTCGCCGGCGTGCTCGCCATCGCCGTGTCGGATTTCGGAGCGTTCGGCAAGCTGTTCTCGGAGGCGATCGAAGGCGCCGACCAGAAGCAGGTCGAGGGCATCCGCGCCTCCGGCGGCAGCCCGCTGCACGAGATCCGCTTCGGCCTGCTGCCGCAGGTGCTGCCTGTCATCGCCGGCCAGGTGCTGTATTTCATCGAATCCAACACGCGCTCGGCCACCATCATCGGCATCGTCGGCGCCGGCGGTATCGGCCTCCAGCTCGCCGAGCAGATCCGCGTGCTGGAATGGCAGAAAGTGTCGTTCCTGATCCTGATGATTTTGGTTGCCGTCGCCGCGATCGATTTCATCTCCGGCAAGCTGCGCTTTGCGATCATCGGGCGTAGGGCGGTGGCCTGA
- the phnG gene encoding phosphonate C-P lyase system protein PhnG, whose translation MDRVTQHNNQQAQRKAAMAVLAHAEAGEIAARLRDLALDLALPAHQDLRAPENGLVMLRGRVGGDGAPFNLGEATVSRAAVRLASGEVGFGYTLGRDGEKARLIALCDALVQSRDFGGAVERDVIAPLREQLMVRRQQEAAETAATKVDFYTMVRGEG comes from the coding sequence GTGGATCGGGTGACCCAGCACAACAACCAGCAAGCCCAGCGCAAGGCCGCGATGGCCGTGCTGGCGCACGCGGAGGCGGGCGAGATCGCCGCCCGTCTCCGCGACTTGGCCCTGGATTTGGCCCTGCCGGCCCATCAGGACCTGCGCGCGCCCGAAAACGGCCTCGTCATGCTGCGCGGCCGGGTCGGCGGTGACGGCGCGCCCTTCAATCTCGGCGAAGCTACGGTGTCGCGCGCAGCGGTGCGGCTTGCGAGCGGCGAGGTCGGCTTCGGCTACACGCTCGGGCGCGACGGTGAAAAGGCGCGGCTGATCGCGCTGTGCGATGCGCTGGTGCAATCCCGTGATTTCGGCGGCGCCGTGGAGCGCGACGTGATCGCGCCGTTGCGGGAGCAGCTCATGGTCAGGCGCCAGCAGGAAGCGGCCGAGACCGCTGCGACGAAGGTTGATTTCTACACCATGGTGCGCGGTGAGGGGTGA
- the phnN gene encoding phosphonate metabolism protein/1,5-bisphosphokinase (PRPP-forming) PhnN, whose translation MSGIAATAQGEAGAIGPGRLVLVVGPSGAGKDTLLRLAQAACAGDRDIVFPRRVVTRASSADEDNIAVSPDEFRRAREHGDFAVHWDAHGHSYALPREINGDIRAGRTVVANVSRTVLGALRRAYADVVVVAITAPPEVLAARLAARARQSDGDIAERLTRSVDDASAQADVTILNAGSADRHSRELVSVIRNQGRQE comes from the coding sequence ATGAGCGGGATCGCGGCCACGGCGCAGGGCGAGGCGGGGGCGATCGGCCCCGGCCGGCTCGTGCTCGTGGTCGGCCCCAGCGGCGCCGGCAAGGACACGTTGCTGCGGCTCGCGCAGGCGGCCTGCGCCGGTGATCGCGACATCGTCTTTCCGCGCCGTGTCGTGACGCGTGCGTCGTCGGCCGATGAAGACAATATCGCGGTCAGCCCGGACGAATTCCGCCGTGCGCGCGAGCACGGCGATTTCGCCGTGCACTGGGACGCGCATGGGCATTCCTACGCACTGCCGCGCGAGATCAACGGCGATATCCGTGCCGGCCGCACGGTCGTCGCCAACGTCTCGCGCACCGTGCTTGGCGCCCTGCGCCGGGCCTACGCCGATGTCGTGGTGGTCGCGATCACCGCGCCGCCGGAGGTCCTGGCCGCGCGGCTTGCCGCGCGCGCGCGGCAGAGCGATGGCGACATCGCGGAGCGTCTCACCCGCAGCGTCGATGACGCCTCGGCGCAGGCCGATGTCACGATCCTCAACGCCGGCAGCGCGGACCGTCACAGCCGCGAGCTCGTGAGCGTCATCAGGAACCAAGGCCGGCAGGAATAG
- the phnH gene encoding phosphonate C-P lyase system protein PhnH, translating into MTTIAELPPGFADKVLSAQSTFRSVMDAMARPGSVQRIVPGAGAPETMMRGTAAIALTLFDHDTPLWLDARMAESLDVVKWLKFHTGAPVVQDSSIASFALISDGAVLPPLERFALGTSEYPDRSTTVILQVESLDAGRSFELRGPGIDGAATLQASIKPFDLFERLRFNEPLFPRGIDLVLVADDSVVAIPRTIRVVSKGS; encoded by the coding sequence ATGACCACGATTGCGGAATTGCCGCCGGGGTTCGCCGACAAGGTGCTGTCGGCGCAATCGACCTTTCGCTCCGTCATGGACGCGATGGCGCGGCCCGGCTCGGTCCAGCGCATCGTGCCGGGAGCGGGGGCGCCCGAAACGATGATGCGCGGCACCGCCGCGATCGCGCTGACGCTGTTCGATCACGATACGCCGCTCTGGCTCGATGCGCGGATGGCTGAGAGTCTGGACGTCGTGAAATGGCTGAAATTCCACACCGGTGCGCCGGTGGTGCAGGATTCTTCCATCGCGAGTTTTGCACTGATCAGTGACGGCGCGGTGCTTCCTCCGCTCGAGCGATTCGCGCTCGGCACCAGCGAATATCCGGATCGCTCGACCACGGTCATCCTCCAGGTCGAGAGCCTCGACGCAGGCCGCAGCTTCGAGCTGCGCGGTCCCGGCATCGACGGCGCCGCGACGTTGCAGGCTTCGATCAAGCCGTTCGATCTGTTCGAGCGCCTGCGGTTCAACGAGCCGCTGTTTCCGCGCGGCATCGACTTGGTGCTGGTCGCCGATGACTCGGTGGTCGCGATCCCCCGCACCATTCGCGTCGTGAGCAAGGGAAGCTGA
- a CDS encoding pyridoxamine 5'-phosphate oxidase family protein: MTVITTVEQLEAIYGVTNDASTVKVADHVTPLYRIFIEKAPFAALATIGPEGIDCSPRGDLPGFVRIHDPKTLMLPDRRGNNRVDSLRNIVRDPRVSLMFLIPGSGNATRVNGRAHLSVDPELLASFKVEGKAPRSVMVMKVDEIYFQCARAIVRSDLWNPDKRVDPKTLPTPGQILAEMSDNKVGGDEYDRIWPERAAATMW, encoded by the coding sequence ATGACGGTGATCACGACGGTCGAGCAACTGGAAGCCATCTACGGCGTCACCAATGACGCCTCGACCGTGAAAGTCGCCGACCACGTCACCCCGCTCTACCGGATCTTCATCGAGAAGGCGCCGTTCGCCGCGCTCGCCACCATCGGGCCCGAAGGCATCGATTGCTCGCCGCGCGGCGATCTGCCCGGCTTCGTCCGCATCCACGACCCCAAGACGCTGATGCTGCCGGATCGCCGCGGCAACAACCGCGTCGATTCCTTGCGCAACATCGTGCGCGACCCAAGGGTGTCGCTGATGTTCCTGATCCCCGGCTCGGGCAACGCGACCCGTGTCAACGGCCGCGCCCATCTCTCGGTCGATCCCGAACTGCTGGCCTCGTTCAAGGTCGAAGGCAAGGCGCCGCGCAGCGTCATGGTGATGAAGGTCGACGAGATCTACTTCCAATGCGCCCGCGCCATCGTCCGCTCCGACCTCTGGAATCCCGACAAGCGCGTTGATCCCAAGACCCTGCCGACGCCCGGTCAGATTCTCGCCGAGATGAGCGACAACAAGGTCGGCGGCGACGAATATGATCGGATCTGGCCGGAACGCGCAGCCGCTACGATGTGGTGA
- the phnF gene encoding phosphonate metabolism transcriptional regulator PhnF has product MSMQDTASSGVALWRLVADGIERGIADGRFAAGDKLPGEMEIAESYRVNRHTVRRALAALAERGLVRAERGSGTYVEAQKLAYPLRSRTRFSEIVGAGGREPRGQLIEASDDVATRELARELGLKAGAPLVRIEAIRLADRTPICVSTTWLSAELFPNAGAVFAATRSMTKLLAHYGVRDYRRGATRITAGIVDATDAARLDVALGRPILVVDATDHDLQGKPLMTKHSRFAAERVEFLVENG; this is encoded by the coding sequence ATGAGCATGCAAGACACCGCATCGTCCGGCGTTGCGCTGTGGCGCCTCGTTGCCGACGGCATCGAGCGCGGCATCGCCGACGGCCGCTTTGCGGCCGGCGACAAATTGCCGGGCGAGATGGAGATCGCCGAAAGCTATCGCGTGAACCGCCACACCGTGCGACGCGCACTGGCGGCCCTCGCCGAGCGCGGCCTCGTGCGCGCCGAGCGCGGCAGCGGAACCTATGTCGAGGCGCAGAAGCTCGCCTATCCTCTGCGCTCGCGCACCCGTTTCTCGGAGATCGTCGGCGCCGGCGGCCGCGAGCCGCGTGGCCAGCTGATCGAGGCCTCCGACGATGTCGCGACCCGCGAGCTGGCGCGCGAGCTGGGCCTGAAGGCCGGCGCGCCGCTGGTGCGGATCGAGGCGATCCGCCTCGCGGATCGCACGCCGATCTGCGTCTCCACCACCTGGCTCTCGGCCGAGCTGTTTCCGAATGCGGGGGCCGTCTTCGCAGCGACGCGATCGATGACGAAACTGCTGGCGCATTATGGCGTGCGCGACTATCGCCGCGGCGCAACCCGGATCACCGCCGGCATCGTGGACGCCACCGACGCGGCACGGCTGGATGTCGCGCTGGGACGCCCGATCCTGGTGGTGGACGCGACCGACCACGATCTCCAGGGCAAGCCGCTGATGACGAAGCACTCGCGGTTTGCAGCCGAGCGAGTCGAGTTTCTGGTGGAGAACGGGTGA
- the phnE gene encoding phosphonate ABC transporter, permease protein PhnE: MTTAVSILPAQQLAVLDAAYRRAVGRKRLRLLLGIVIFGAALVLAAIGAEVNLRTLFTYFGNFVSYFDRILTLDSGQRVWTDVGEWLWGWRKWLKMLGETLLISYVGTLIGATVAFCLNFFAAENTSPAPWLRFVVRRLLEFARTVPGIVFALVFVIAFGLGPMAGVLAIAIHSTGALGKLFSEIVENADMKPVEGIRSTGASWLSCMRFAVVPQVTAGYASYALLRFEINVREASVMGFVGAGGIGQELVVAIRKFYYSDVSAILLTIIIAVFIIDITTSWLRGRLFGKEART; the protein is encoded by the coding sequence ATGACGACAGCGGTTTCGATCCTCCCCGCCCAGCAGCTCGCCGTGCTCGACGCCGCCTATCGCCGGGCGGTCGGGCGCAAGCGGCTCCGCCTGCTGCTGGGAATCGTGATCTTCGGTGCGGCGCTGGTTCTCGCCGCGATCGGCGCGGAAGTGAATCTGCGCACGCTGTTCACGTATTTCGGCAATTTCGTCAGCTATTTCGATCGCATCCTCACGCTCGACAGCGGCCAGCGCGTCTGGACCGATGTCGGCGAGTGGCTGTGGGGCTGGCGCAAATGGCTGAAGATGCTGGGCGAGACCCTGCTGATCTCCTATGTCGGCACGCTGATCGGCGCGACTGTCGCATTTTGCCTCAATTTCTTCGCGGCCGAGAACACCTCGCCCGCGCCCTGGCTGCGCTTCGTCGTCCGGCGCCTGCTCGAATTCGCCCGCACCGTTCCCGGCATCGTCTTCGCGCTGGTGTTCGTGATCGCCTTCGGGCTCGGTCCGATGGCCGGCGTGCTCGCGATCGCGATCCATTCGACCGGCGCGCTCGGAAAGCTGTTCTCGGAGATCGTCGAGAACGCCGACATGAAGCCGGTCGAGGGCATCCGCTCCACCGGCGCCAGCTGGCTGTCCTGCATGCGCTTCGCGGTGGTGCCGCAGGTGACGGCGGGCTATGCCAGCTACGCACTGCTGCGCTTCGAGATCAACGTCCGCGAAGCCTCCGTCATGGGGTTCGTCGGTGCCGGCGGCATCGGCCAGGAGCTCGTCGTAGCCATCCGCAAATTCTATTATTCGGACGTCAGCGCCATCCTGCTCACCATCATCATCGCGGTTTTCATCATCGACATCACCACCAGCTGGCTGCGCGGCCGCCTGTTCGGCAAGGAGGCGCGGACGTGA
- the phnK gene encoding phosphonate C-P lyase system protein PhnK: MADPDLHENDEPLLVATSLGKSFGRIAACRDVSFSLYPGEVLAIVGESGSGKSTLLQLLSGQLAASAGHVSYRMRDGVARDLATLGEAERRFLFRTDWGFVHQDPAQGLRMAVSAGANVGERLMAVGWNHYGRIRDTASDWLTRVEIDTARIDDAPRTYSGGMRQRLQIARNLVTEPRLVFMDEPTGGLDVSVQARLLDLLRSLVAELNLAVIIVTHDLAVARLLSHRVMVMKGGRVIETGLTDQVLDDPREPYTQLLVSSILPP, encoded by the coding sequence ATGGCTGATCCAGACCTGCACGAGAACGACGAGCCGCTGCTGGTCGCGACATCGCTCGGCAAGTCCTTCGGCCGCATCGCCGCGTGCCGCGACGTCTCGTTCTCGCTCTATCCCGGCGAGGTGCTGGCGATCGTCGGCGAATCCGGCTCGGGCAAGTCGACGCTGCTGCAGCTGCTGTCGGGTCAGCTCGCCGCCAGTGCCGGCCACGTCTCCTACCGAATGCGCGACGGTGTCGCGCGCGATCTCGCCACGCTCGGCGAGGCCGAGCGGCGTTTCCTGTTTCGCACCGATTGGGGTTTCGTTCACCAGGATCCGGCGCAGGGCCTGCGCATGGCTGTCTCGGCCGGCGCCAATGTCGGCGAGCGGTTGATGGCGGTGGGCTGGAACCACTACGGCCGCATTCGCGACACCGCGTCCGACTGGCTGACCCGCGTCGAGATCGACACAGCGCGCATCGATGATGCGCCGCGCACCTATTCCGGCGGCATGCGCCAGCGGCTCCAAATCGCGCGCAACCTCGTCACCGAGCCGCGGCTGGTGTTCATGGACGAGCCGACCGGCGGACTCGATGTGTCGGTGCAGGCCCGCCTGCTCGACCTCCTGCGCAGCCTCGTCGCCGAGCTGAACCTCGCCGTCATCATCGTCACCCACGATCTCGCGGTCGCGCGCCTCTTGTCGCATCGCGTGATGGTGATGAAGGGCGGACGCGTCATCGAGACCGGTCTCACCGACCAGGTGCTCGACGATCCCCGCGAGCCCTATACCCAGCTCCTTGTCTCCTCGATTCTGCCGCCATGA
- a CDS encoding alpha-D-ribose 1-methylphosphonate 5-phosphate C-P-lyase PhnJ codes for MNAPAYNFAYLDEQTKRMIRRAILKAIAIPGYQVPFASREMPMPYGWGTGGVQVTAAILGPSDVLKVIDQGSDDTTNAISIRKFFAKTAGVATTTATEEATVIQTRHRIPEAALGENQVLVYQVPIPEPLRFLEPRETETRRMHALAEYGLMHVKLYEDIARFGHIATAYAYPVKVNARYVMDPSPTPKFDNPKMDNCPALQLFGAGREKRIYAIPPYTQVVSLDFEDHPFEPYRFNAPCALCAAENSYLDEIVTDDKGGRMFVCSDTDYCEGRQAAGHRGSLSAAPYKEKAQEASNG; via the coding sequence ATGAACGCGCCGGCCTATAATTTCGCCTATCTCGACGAGCAGACCAAGCGGATGATCCGCCGGGCGATCCTCAAGGCGATCGCGATCCCCGGCTATCAGGTGCCGTTCGCCAGCCGCGAGATGCCGATGCCCTATGGCTGGGGCACCGGCGGCGTGCAGGTCACGGCGGCGATCCTCGGTCCTTCCGACGTGCTGAAGGTGATCGACCAGGGCTCCGACGACACCACCAACGCGATCTCGATCCGCAAATTCTTCGCCAAGACCGCCGGGGTCGCCACCACCACGGCGACGGAAGAGGCGACCGTGATCCAGACCCGTCACCGCATCCCCGAGGCAGCGCTCGGCGAAAACCAGGTGCTGGTCTACCAAGTGCCGATCCCTGAGCCGCTGCGCTTCCTCGAGCCGCGCGAGACCGAGACGCGGCGCATGCATGCGCTCGCCGAATACGGCCTGATGCATGTGAAGCTCTATGAGGACATCGCCCGCTTCGGCCACATCGCGACCGCCTATGCCTATCCGGTCAAGGTCAATGCGCGCTACGTGATGGATCCCTCGCCGACGCCGAAATTCGACAATCCCAAGATGGACAATTGCCCGGCGCTGCAATTGTTCGGCGCCGGCCGCGAGAAGCGCATCTACGCGATTCCGCCCTATACGCAAGTGGTGTCGCTCGATTTCGAGGATCACCCGTTCGAGCCCTATCGCTTCAACGCGCCCTGCGCGCTGTGTGCGGCCGAAAATTCCTACCTCGACGAGATCGTCACCGACGACAAGGGCGGGCGCATGTTCGTCTGCTCGGACACCGATTATTGCGAGGGCCGTCAGGCCGCCGGCCATCGCGGCAGCCTTAGCGCTGCGCCCTACAAGGAGAAGGCGCAGGAGGCGTCGAATGGCTGA
- the phnL gene encoding phosphonate C-P lyase system protein PhnL, with protein sequence MTAMIDIADANKTFTMHLQGGIELPVVRGVTFQVNPGECVVLSGPSGAGKSSILKMIFGNYRCDSGRIGIRHRGALIDLASAEPRQVLNVRRATIGYVSQFLRAVPRVATIDVVAEPLIVNGMARADAQARAGELLHRLNIPERLWQLPPATFSGGEQQRVNIARGFISDLPILLLDEPTASLDAANRAVVVELVAEKKRQGVAMVAIVHDDEIRHLIADRIVDVTSFAAAA encoded by the coding sequence ATGACCGCCATGATCGACATCGCCGATGCCAACAAGACCTTCACGATGCACCTGCAGGGCGGCATCGAGCTGCCGGTCGTGCGCGGCGTGACCTTCCAGGTCAATCCCGGCGAGTGCGTCGTGCTCTCGGGGCCATCGGGTGCCGGCAAGTCGTCGATCCTGAAGATGATCTTCGGCAATTACCGCTGCGATAGCGGCCGCATCGGCATCCGCCATCGCGGCGCGCTGATCGATCTCGCCAGCGCCGAGCCGCGCCAGGTGCTCAACGTCCGCCGTGCCACCATCGGCTATGTCAGCCAGTTCCTGCGAGCGGTGCCGCGGGTTGCAACCATCGACGTCGTCGCCGAGCCCCTGATCGTGAACGGCATGGCCCGCGCCGATGCGCAGGCCCGCGCCGGCGAGTTGCTGCATCGTCTCAACATCCCGGAGCGGCTGTGGCAGCTTCCGCCCGCGACCTTCTCCGGCGGCGAGCAGCAGCGCGTCAACATCGCGCGCGGCTTCATCTCGGACCTGCCGATCCTGCTGCTCGACGAGCCTACCGCCTCGCTCGATGCCGCCAACCGCGCTGTGGTGGTCGAACTGGTCGCTGAAAAGAAACGCCAGGGTGTTGCCATGGTCGCCATTGTCCATGACGACGAAATCCGCCATTTGATTGCCGACCGTATCGTCGACGTCACCAGCTTTGCCGCCGCCGCCTGA
- a CDS encoding alpha-D-ribose 1-methylphosphonate 5-triphosphate diphosphatase produces the protein MNAPKDIVIANARIVLADRVIEQGWLALANGRIAEIGDGTAPAGAEDAGGDLIMPGLIELHTDHLEAHYVPRPKVFWNPVAAVISYDGQLATSGITTVFDSLRVWREDGAEEVDGRAGVLAAAIATARDASLLRADHFLHLRCEIPMPSVVEEARELIDRPDVKLMSLMDHTPGQRQFRDEGKLRDYYRGKNGGKTDAELDELFAKRFEYQKQYAAANMREIVALAHQYNIPLASHDDTTEENVADAVRDRVSVAEFPTTLEAARGLHEAGIDILMGAPNVVRGGSHSGNIAAVDLAREGLLDILSSDYIPSSLLMAALHLPEHVPAISLPAAVRTVTKAPAEAVGLTDRGEVAAGKRADLIRVHVAGHVPVVRSVWREGHRVA, from the coding sequence ATGAACGCCCCGAAGGACATCGTGATCGCCAATGCCAGGATCGTGCTGGCGGACCGGGTGATCGAGCAAGGCTGGCTCGCCCTTGCCAATGGCCGCATTGCCGAGATCGGCGATGGGACAGCGCCAGCAGGAGCGGAGGATGCCGGTGGCGACCTCATCATGCCCGGCCTGATCGAGCTCCACACCGATCATCTCGAAGCCCATTACGTGCCGCGGCCAAAAGTGTTCTGGAATCCCGTCGCGGCCGTGATCTCCTATGACGGCCAGCTCGCCACGTCAGGCATCACCACGGTGTTCGATTCGCTCCGGGTCTGGCGCGAGGACGGCGCCGAGGAGGTGGACGGCCGTGCCGGCGTGCTGGCCGCAGCGATCGCCACGGCGCGTGACGCCAGCCTGCTGCGCGCCGACCATTTCCTGCATCTGCGCTGCGAGATCCCGATGCCGAGCGTGGTCGAGGAGGCCAGGGAGCTGATCGACCGTCCCGACGTCAAGCTGATGTCGCTGATGGATCACACCCCCGGCCAGCGCCAGTTCCGCGACGAAGGCAAGCTGCGCGACTATTACCGCGGCAAGAACGGCGGCAAGACCGATGCCGAGCTCGACGAGCTGTTCGCAAAGCGCTTCGAATATCAGAAGCAATACGCCGCCGCCAACATGCGCGAGATCGTCGCGCTGGCGCATCAGTACAACATCCCGCTCGCCAGCCACGACGACACCACCGAGGAGAACGTCGCGGATGCCGTGCGCGATCGCGTCTCGGTCGCCGAATTCCCGACCACGCTGGAGGCCGCGCGCGGCCTGCACGAGGCAGGCATCGACATCCTGATGGGCGCGCCGAACGTCGTGCGCGGCGGCTCGCATTCCGGCAACATCGCCGCGGTCGATCTCGCCCGCGAAGGCTTGCTCGATATCCTCTCGTCGGACTACATCCCGTCCAGCCTGCTGATGGCCGCGCTGCATCTTCCCGAGCATGTGCCGGCGATCAGCCTTCCGGCGGCGGTCCGCACGGTGACGAAGGCGCCCGCCGAGGCGGTTGGCCTCACCGACCGCGGCGAGGTTGCGGCCGGCAAGCGCGCAGATCTGATCCGCGTGCACGTCGCCGGCCACGTTCCCGTCGTCCGCAGCGTCTGGCGCGAGGGACACCGCGTCGCATGA